The genomic DNA GGCGGGAAGGAATCATGAAAAAGCATATAGAGGTCGTCGGCGGGATCTTTATCCGAAAAGGGAAAGTGCTCGCTTCCATGCGCGGCGAAAGCAAATACGCGTACGTCGCGCACAAATACGAGTTCGTCGGCGGCAAGATCGAGGCGGGCGAAACGCCCGAACAGGCGCTTACGCGCGAACTTTGCGAGGAGATGGGCGCAAAAATAGAAGTGATTTCCCATTACATGACGGTGACGCACGAATATCCCGATTTTATCGTGACGCTGCAAACCTATCTTTGCCGCTTCCTTTCGGACTTTCAGGTTTTGGAACACGAACGTGCGGACTTTTTACGCGGGGACGAGTTGGATGAAAATAACTGGGCGCCCGCCGACGCGCCGATCGTGCGTAAATTGAAGTCGGAACTTGCCGATTCCAAGGATATGAGATAAATTCCGACTCTCTCGTGTTGTTTTTTCTCTCCGTAGGCGTTAGACTTTTAAGAAAACACGGAAAAGGAGAATTTTATGTCAAAATTGCCGATGGGAGAATTTTTGTCCGTTCTGCGAAAATCCAAGGGGTATACCCAACAGGAGGTCGCGGATATTCTGGGCGTTTCAAACAAGACGGTGAGCAGTTGGGAATGCGGCGGCTCGTGCCCCGATATCTCCATGCTGCCCGCCATCGCCGAATTATACGGCGTGACTTGCGACGAACTCTTGCGCGGGGAACGCATACACGCGGGCGAGCCCGAAAAGATTTCGTGGGAACGTCTGGAAAAATCTCTCGCCCTGCGGCTGGAACGGTGCCGCGGCACGGCGAACGCGGCGTCGTGGATCTGCGGCGGGCTTGCCGTCTTTGCAATGATTTTAACGCTCGTTCTCGCCGCCGTGGCGTATCAGAGCCTGTTGGGCTTTCTTCTCGGTACCGTCGTGCTCATCGCCTCCGCCGTATGTATCGTCGTCGTGTATAAGCGCCTGCTTTTTAACGTGTCGTCGGACGAAATAGAGGGCGATAAACTAAAAGATTTTCGGAAATACCTGTTCCGTACGGCGGCGCGCGTCCTTCTGATAGACGCGGCGGCTTTCGGATTTATCCTGCCCAATGCTTTTATCCCGCCGCATTTCGGATTCGAATTTCCCTATGCGCTCGGGTTCGGGCTCGTCGGCGCCGTGCTGTTCTTGCTGATCGGTTATCCCGTCTGCCTTGCGGCAGCGGGCAAAAATAAGTGCTTTGATGCGTCCGAGCACGGCTATGCCCGCTTCCGCGCCAAAAGTTTTACGCTCCTTTGCGGTATCGTCGTGCTCGCGGCGGCCGTCGGCGCCGTCGTGCTGCAACAGATGGATATGCGAAGGGAAGCGGCCGTCGTCCGTACGGAGATATTCGGTTCGGAAGAGGAATTCGTCGCCTTTGCCGAGGACGCGCCGCTGTTCAAAGCATACCCGTGGGAGATCGTTTCGGAAGAGATGCCCGCAACCGAAGAAGAAGTCGGAAAGTACGCGGTTAAGGTCTTATTCCGCGGCGACGTCGAAGAGGCGGACTTATACGGTTATTCGCATCGCAAAACGGAGGAGGGCATTGTCGTATCCCTCTTTAAATATCGCCTGCGTATCGATGAAAATTCCGACCGCGTCGTGGAATTTTTCGCTATGGCGCGGGAAATGCAAAAGGACGGATTCACGGTGGAGGCCATGGGGGATACCGTTCTGCTCACGCTCGGCGTCGAAAATCTGTCTGCCGACGACGTATTCGGCTGGACGCTGGCGGCTGTCGTCGCCGTCGTCGCCGCGCTTGCCGCGACCGCCGCGGCGATCTATATCAAACGCAATAAAAAATACAGGGAGAAACATAAAAACGATCTATGCTGATTGACTTTCATACGCATATCTATCCCGAAAAACTGGCGTCGCGCACGGTGGAAACGCTGGGCGCAAAGGCGCATATCCCGCACTATACCGACGGCACGCTCGGCTCTCTTACGGCGCTGATGGACAGGGAGGGCGTGGATCGGTTCGTTCTTTTGCACATCGCCACGTCGCCGAAAAACGAGGGCAACGTGAACGCGTTCGCGCGGCAGACGAACAGCGCCCGCCATCCCTCGTTCGGCTCGGTGCATCCCGATTCCGCCCGCTGGAAAGAGGAACTTCTCGCATTGAAAGAGGCTGGCGTCAAGGGCGTAAAATTCCATAACGAATATCAGAATTTTTTTGCGGACGACGAAAAGGCTTTTCCCGTTTACGCGGAATGCGGGCGGCTGGGGCTTGCCATGCTCTTCCACGGCGGCGCCGATCTGGCGTTTTCGCCGCCCGAAAAGTGTTCGCCCGCGCGCATGGCGCGCGCCGCAAAAGCGTTTCCCTCGGCAAATTTTATTTTCGCGCATCTGGGCGGAATGCGCTCGGCGAAGGAGAGCGTCGAATTTCTGGCGCCCCTTGCCAACGTATTTACGGACACCGCGTTTTCCTCGCAGTACGTTCCGCTATCGGCGGGGCGCGAAGTGATAGAAGCGTTCGGCGCGGAGCGCGTTCTGTTCGGAACCGACTGCCCGTGGGATACCCCCGCGCGTACGCTCGCTTATCTCAAAGCCATGCGGTTGCCCCCTTTATGGGAAGAAAAAATTTTTTACGGCAACGCGTTGCAAATATTGGAAGATTAAAAAGAACGGCTGTTATGCAGCCGTTCTTTTTTTTAGTTGCCTTCATATAAAGAAACAAGTTCCCGCGCGTATGATCGCACTTTTTCGATGAGCGAAGAAGGGGACTCGATGCGGATACCGCTGCCGAAGGAGGCGAGTTTGGAGATCAGCGCGGGGCTGTCGGGCAGAGTCACGTCCGCGACGAGGGCGCCGCCCTCGCGGCGGATATTGTCTGTGCCCAGCCATTCTTCTACGTCGGGCAGGGCGGCGTTTTCGATGCGCAGGCGCACGGGAATGAGTTCGTACGATTCGAAATTGAATTTCAAGGGGATCTTTTCCCGCTCGAAGGGGCGCTTTTCGAAGATCTCGCCCGTCCGCCGCGCCGCCTTAACGCGCCCGATCTTGAATAAGCGGAATTCTTCCCTGAGACGGCACCAGGCGTACACGTACCACACGTTCTGTTTATACACGAGAATGTGCGGCTCGATGACGCGCCTGCTCTCCTCGCCGCCGCGGTTGATGTAGGAAACGTCCAGGCAGAGATTTTTTTCCACCGCCTCTTCCAGTACTTTCAGTTTTTCCGAAAAATTGTAGGCGTCGCCCCAGGTGCCGCTGTCCACTAAAATATTTCCCGAAAGGGACAGGTTTCGGCTGTGGTCTTTCTGCTGCGCGCTCATTTTTTCCAGCGCGGCATGCAGGCTCTCGTCCCGCGTCTGCGCGTAAAAAACTTCCATCGCGCCAACCGCCGCGGCGTATTCCTCCTTGGATAAAAAATTTTCAGGCAATTTATATGTATCGGGAAGGAATATTCCGCCGTTGCGCCCCCGTATAATATTTATCGGGACACCCGATACGATAAGTTCTTCCACATAACGATAAATACTGCGCTGCGAAACGCCGTAAAGATCCGCCAATTCCGCCGCGCTCGCTTTCGTTCTGCGCAGCAATCGGAACAAAATGCCCAGCATCACTTCGAATTTCATGAGATTTCCGCCTTTTATTGAAAACTTTTTAGAATTATTTTAGAATATATGACAATATCTGTCAAGTATTATTTGTTATAATAGGCGCGTAAACAGGAGGACAAGTTATGAAAATTTTATCTTCGCTCGTAAAACGGATGAAAAGAGAGAAAAGCGCGTGCTATGTGCCCGCTCTGTCGTTTGGGGAACACAGAGTCACGCGGGGCGAAAGACACGCGGAAATCGCGCGTCTTGACGACGATTTTGCGCAAGCGTACCTTTCGCGCGTTCGGCGCGTGCTCGGTGCGGAAAGTGCTGTGCCCGCCCGCCGCGCGATGGTATTCGGATCGTTTGCGGGCTCGGGCGACGAGTTGGACGAAATGATCGAAAGCCTCAGCCTTCTTGCGGGGCTGAACGTGAGCGAACGCGCGTTTTATGCCCGTCCGCGCAGAAAATGATTACACATTCTCCGATATATTATTCTACTGCAAAACGCCGTGAAATTTTTTCACGGCGTTTTGTTGCGGTTTCGGAACTGCGCGGGCGTGAAACCCGTTTTCTGCTTGAATTGCTGGCTGAAAAAACAGGGGGAGGAATACCCGAGCGCCTGCGAGATCTCTTCCGCGCTCATATCGGTAAAGCACAGAAATTTCTGCGCCTCTTTGATCTTTTGCCGGATCGCGTATTCTTTCGGCGTCACGCCCGCCGCCTCTTTCACAAGCCGATTGATGGTGTTTTTGTGATAGTGGAAGTTTTCGGAAAGTTCCGCGTACGTCACCTTTTTCGCCGCGTTCTGCGAAAGATACCGCATGATTTCGCGGGCGGGGCGTTTTGGGGGCGCCGCGCTTCGCGTCTGCGCGCGGAACAGTTCCAGCAAAAGCGCGCTTAAAAGGTGCGAACAGATCTCGCCCGCGCCCGTCTTGTCGTACAGGTATTCGTCGATCATTTTTAAAATGCAACTCGCCGCGAACGGATCGTCGTTCAGGTTCGCCCGCCGCGGCATATTCTCGTTCAGAAAGTGCACGTCGGAAACGGTAAATTCCAGCCCCGAGAGAATAAACGGCTCGTATTCGTCCGCAAAAATGACGTTTTCCTCGAACGGCGGGCAATAAAAAAGATCGCCCCGTTCGCATTCGTAGCGGCGGCCGTTCACTTTATACGCGCCCCTGCCGCCGTGCACGTACAAAAGATAGGGGTAATCGAACACGCGCGGCGGCGTGGAAAATCCCTTTTCGCAGGGGAAATGATTGATCACTCTGAATTGTGCGGTAAATGATTCCATAATTGTGCGAAACTATAATTTTTAGGTTGTTTAGTGCATTGTTTACAGTTCGATTTTATTATATAATAAAGAGAGATAAAAGTAAAGCGAGAGAGGATCGTTTATGGAAATTCTGAAAGCACCCGAGCGCATGAGCGCGAAAGAGCGCGTGCGCCGCACGTTCGAATACGAAAAGACCGACCGCGTGACCATCGGTTACGACACTAACCCCGTCATTCACCGCAACCTTTGCCGCGCGCTGGGCGTGCGGGAGGACGACTACGAAACGCTGCTGCAAAAACTGGGCGTCGATTACCGCGGCATTGCCGCGCCCTATATCGGAAAGCCGCTGTACCGCGCGCCCGAGAACAGGCGGGTAGACCCGCTCGAAGGGTGCGTGATGCGCTGGGTGGAACACGAAACGGGCGGATATTGGGATTTCTGCGATTTTCCCTTGAAAGACGCGACGGACGAAATGTTCGACGATTTCCCCGTTCCCGACCCCGACGATTTCGATTACGACGCGGCGCTCGCGCAGTGCAAGGCGTACGGAAAAGATATGGGGTTGTACGTCGGCAGCGCCGGCGTGCCCGACGTTCTCAACTCCAACGGCCGCATCATGGGCGTGGAGGACGTATTGTGCCACGTCATGCTGGACGACGAGGCAGCCATGCGCTTTATCCGCCGCAGGGCGGCGTTTCAGTTGGGCATGATGGAACGGCTCGTGGAAAAATGCAAAGATCATCTCGATTTCATCTGGCTGGGAGAGGATCTCGGCACACAGATCGCGCCCATGATCAGCCTGGAACTATACCGCGCGCAGATCAAACCCATTCACAAAACTTTCGTCGACCTTGCAAAGCATTACCGTCTTCCCGCTATCGTGCATACCTGCGGCAGCAGCAGTTGGGCTTACGAAGATTTCATCGAAATGGGCGTGCGCGGCGTGGATACCTTGCAGCCCGAGGCTGTGAACATGAGCCCCGCGTATCTTGCAAAGACTTTCGGCGGCAGGCTGAATTTCCGCGGTTGTATTTCCACGGCGGGTCCGCTCGCCTACGGCACCGCCGCGCAGACCGAGCAGGTATGCAAAGACACGCTGGAAATCATGATGCAAGTGCGCGGCTATCACTTCGCGCCCACGCATCAGATCCAGGATAATACGCCCGTGGAAAACGTGGTCGCCATGTACAACGCGGCGCATAAGTACGGACGTTATTGAAGTCGTTAACGCAAAGTTATAAGAGATATAATAATTTCGAATAGATATTGTGCGCGGCAACGATTGCTTTCGTGCGCGGAAAATGCTAAAATAATCCTGAACTAAACAAAGGAGTTTATTTAGCCATGTCTTATGTAGAGAGCGTTTTGACGCGTTTGAAAGAGCAGAATCCCAACGAGCC from Candidatus Borkfalkia ceftriaxoniphila includes the following:
- a CDS encoding (deoxy)nucleoside triphosphate pyrophosphohydrolase, yielding MKKHIEVVGGIFIRKGKVLASMRGESKYAYVAHKYEFVGGKIEAGETPEQALTRELCEEMGAKIEVISHYMTVTHEYPDFIVTLQTYLCRFLSDFQVLEHERADFLRGDELDENNWAPADAPIVRKLKSELADSKDMR
- a CDS encoding helix-turn-helix domain-containing protein → MSKLPMGEFLSVLRKSKGYTQQEVADILGVSNKTVSSWECGGSCPDISMLPAIAELYGVTCDELLRGERIHAGEPEKISWERLEKSLALRLERCRGTANAASWICGGLAVFAMILTLVLAAVAYQSLLGFLLGTVVLIASAVCIVVVYKRLLFNVSSDEIEGDKLKDFRKYLFRTAARVLLIDAAAFGFILPNAFIPPHFGFEFPYALGFGLVGAVLFLLIGYPVCLAAAGKNKCFDASEHGYARFRAKSFTLLCGIVVLAAAVGAVVLQQMDMRREAAVVRTEIFGSEEEFVAFAEDAPLFKAYPWEIVSEEMPATEEEVGKYAVKVLFRGDVEEADLYGYSHRKTEEGIVVSLFKYRLRIDENSDRVVEFFAMAREMQKDGFTVEAMGDTVLLTLGVENLSADDVFGWTLAAVVAVVAALAATAAAIYIKRNKKYREKHKNDLC
- a CDS encoding amidohydrolase family protein, producing MLIDFHTHIYPEKLASRTVETLGAKAHIPHYTDGTLGSLTALMDREGVDRFVLLHIATSPKNEGNVNAFARQTNSARHPSFGSVHPDSARWKEELLALKEAGVKGVKFHNEYQNFFADDEKAFPVYAECGRLGLAMLFHGGADLAFSPPEKCSPARMARAAKAFPSANFIFAHLGGMRSAKESVEFLAPLANVFTDTAFSSQYVPLSAGREVIEAFGAERVLFGTDCPWDTPARTLAYLKAMRLPPLWEEKIFYGNALQILED
- a CDS encoding helix-turn-helix transcriptional regulator, coding for MKFEVMLGILFRLLRRTKASAAELADLYGVSQRSIYRYVEELIVSGVPINIIRGRNGGIFLPDTYKLPENFLSKEEYAAAVGAMEVFYAQTRDESLHAALEKMSAQQKDHSRNLSLSGNILVDSGTWGDAYNFSEKLKVLEEAVEKNLCLDVSYINRGGEESRRVIEPHILVYKQNVWYVYAWCRLREEFRLFKIGRVKAARRTGEIFEKRPFEREKIPLKFNFESYELIPVRLRIENAALPDVEEWLGTDNIRREGGALVADVTLPDSPALISKLASFGSGIRIESPSSLIEKVRSYARELVSLYEGN
- a CDS encoding AraC family transcriptional regulator produces the protein MESFTAQFRVINHFPCEKGFSTPPRVFDYPYLLYVHGGRGAYKVNGRRYECERGDLFYCPPFEENVIFADEYEPFILSGLEFTVSDVHFLNENMPRRANLNDDPFAASCILKMIDEYLYDKTGAGEICSHLLSALLLELFRAQTRSAAPPKRPAREIMRYLSQNAAKKVTYAELSENFHYHKNTINRLVKEAAGVTPKEYAIRQKIKEAQKFLCFTDMSAEEISQALGYSSPCFFSQQFKQKTGFTPAQFRNRNKTP
- a CDS encoding uroporphyrinogen decarboxylase family protein; its protein translation is MEILKAPERMSAKERVRRTFEYEKTDRVTIGYDTNPVIHRNLCRALGVREDDYETLLQKLGVDYRGIAAPYIGKPLYRAPENRRVDPLEGCVMRWVEHETGGYWDFCDFPLKDATDEMFDDFPVPDPDDFDYDAALAQCKAYGKDMGLYVGSAGVPDVLNSNGRIMGVEDVLCHVMLDDEAAMRFIRRRAAFQLGMMERLVEKCKDHLDFIWLGEDLGTQIAPMISLELYRAQIKPIHKTFVDLAKHYRLPAIVHTCGSSSWAYEDFIEMGVRGVDTLQPEAVNMSPAYLAKTFGGRLNFRGCISTAGPLAYGTAAQTEQVCKDTLEIMMQVRGYHFAPTHQIQDNTPVENVVAMYNAAHKYGRY